The Spirosoma oryzicola region AATCCGCTTGTAGTCTTTGGCTTCAGGCAGAATTTTATAATTGACGCCATCGCTTAATACGAAGACAGACAACTCGATACCGCGCAAAAATTGCTCCACGACTACTTTACTGCCCGCATCGCCAAACTTATTGCCATCGAGCATATCGTAAAATGCCTTTTTAGCATCAGCTACCGTCTCGGCGATGATCACGCCTTTACCAGCCGCTAACCCATCGGCTTTTAACACAATTGGCAGCGAATGCTTCTCCAGGTAAGCTAATCCTTCGTTAAGCGTTGCCGCAGTGAACGTCTGCGACGAAGCCGTTGGAATGCCGTAGCGAGTCATAAACTGCTTCGAGAAATCTTTGCTTCCTTCCAACTGAGCTCCCTGTGCATCAGGGCCGACGATTCGCAGGTCAGCCAGATCGGGTTGCTGTCGAATGTAATCGACGACACCGTTTACCAGCGGTTCTTCAGGGCCAACAATTAGCAGGCTGATGTCATTAGACCGTACAGCGTCGGCAACTGCCGAGAAATCATTATAACTAATTGGTAAATTGGTAGCTACCTGCGCCGTTCCAGCGTTACCCGGAGCAACAAAGAGCTTATCACACGACGGGCTTTGCGACAATTTCCACGCAAACGCATGTTCGCGACCACCCGAACCTAGTATTAGTATATTCATCAAGTTTTCAACTACCAGTTCTCAGCTTTCTATGCGTTTAAGCGGTACAACTTGCTTTTCACGTTAAAATCTGAAAACTGATAACCGTTTTAATTGGCTACTTCAGACAGGAATTTAATACGCATCAACCGTAAATCCTGTTCCGTAAAATCATCTCCTCCAAATTCACGCATGGCAACGGCAATGTTGTCGCTCTCGGCCTGCATGAAGTACTCGTAGATTTCGTCCTGCCGGTCCTCGTCCATGACCTGATTGATGTAATAATCGAGGTTAAGTCTGGTCCCAGAGTAACAAATGTGCTCGATTTCTTCCATCAAATCCTCCATCGAAAGCGATTTCGACTCGGCGATTTCTTCCAGATCGACTTTGCGGTCAATTTGCTGGATTATATAAATCTTAACCTTCGACTTGTTGACCGTCGATTTGATAACGACATCCTTCGCTGTCTCAATATCGTTGTCTTCGACGTACTTGGTTATCAAGTCGATGAATGGACGACCGAATTTCTGCACCTTCCCCATACCGACGCCGTTGATTTGCGCCATCTCTTCGCGAGTGGTTGGGTAGGTCGTAGCCATTTCTTCCATTGACGGGTCCTGGAAGATGACATACGGTGGCAGATTTTTCTCTTTGGCGATCTTTTTCCGGAGCGCTTTCAGCAAGCCTAGCAACTCCTCATCGTAAGCGGCCCCACCTGATGAAGGTGCCGAATCCTTATCGTCATCTTCTTTCTGCTCAACAATTTGATCATAGTCATGATCTTTCGAGAGCGAGATGGGATACGGATCTTCGATGTAGTTCAGCCCCCTCTGCGTTAACTTGAGAATACCGTAATTATCGACATCTTTCTCGATGTAGCCGTAAATGGTAATCTGCTTTAGCAGCGAGCACCAGAATAAAGGGCTTTCGTTGAACTCCCGACCTTTGCCGTAAACTTCCAGACGGTTATGCTCATAGCTGGTTACGTACTGGTTGTTCGTTGCCGTCAGTACGTCACTCAGGTGAGCTACGTCAAATCGCTGATCGGTTTGAAGAACGGCCTGTAAAGCCAGTACAACCTCATTCTGTACCTTAAATTTTTCGGCTGGCTTTATACAATTGTCGCAAAAACCACAGTCTTTCTCTAGGTACTCACCGAAATAGCCTAACAGTTGACGACGACGGCATACACCCAGATTGGCATATGAGACCATTTCAGTCAGCAAATGTTTGGCGTTATCGCGCTCAGTGACTGGTTTATCTTTGTTGAATTTCTCCAGCTTAACGATGTCATCATAGCTGTAGAACATGACGCAGTTGCCTTCCAGTCCATCGCGACCAGCCCGGCCTGTCTCCTGGTAATACCCTTCGAGCGATTTTGGCGCATCGTAGTGAATGACAAAGCGAACATCGGGCTTATCGATTCCCATCCCGAACGCGATGGTCGCGCAGATAACATCAACGTCTTCATTCAGGAAAGCGTCCTGATTAGCCATTCGGGTTTGCGGATCAAGCCCGGCATGATATGGCAACGCCTTAACGTCATTGACGCTTAACAACTCAGCAATTTCTTCAACCGTTTTACGACTTAGGCAATAGACGATTCCCGATTTGCCTTTGTTTTGTTTAACGTATTTGATAAGCTGTTTTTTAGCGTCGATCTTCGGCTTGATCTCGTAGTAAAGGTTTTTACGATTGAAGGACGTTTTGTAGAGATTGGCATCCTCCATTTGCAGGTTTTTCTGTATATCCTGCTGTACTTTAGGTGTAGCGGTAGCGGTAAGCGCAATGACAGGTAAGTTACCGATGTTGTCGACGATGCCGCGTATTTTTCGGTATTCTGGCCGAAAATCATGACCCCATTCAGAAATACAGTGTGCTTCGTCAATGGCAACGAATGAAATATTGGCTTTCTTCAAAAAATCCAAGTTTTCTTCCTTTGTCAACGATTCCGGCGCAATGTATAGTAGTTTAAGCGAACCATTAAGCGTGTCTCTCTTTACTTTGTTCATTTCAGCCTTGGAAAGCGTCGAGTTTAGAAACTGCGCGTTCACGCCAAAGGCGTTTAATTGATCAACCTGATTCTTCATCAGGGCAATCAACGGCGAAATGACAACGGCTGTGCCTTCACTGACAATAGCCGGTAATTGATAGCACAGCGATTTTCCTGCACCCGTAGGCATGATAACGAACGTATTACGGCCCGCCAAAATGCTGTGAATAATGGCTTCCTGATCGCCCCGGAACTGACTATACCCAAAAATCTCTTTTAGCCGCTCTTTGATGGTCACATGGACCGTCTGATCAACCTGCATCATTCTACAAATCGTACAAAAGTTACCTTTACTCTATTCGCTTACCGTATCTTTGCTACTAAAGTAAGCGAATATACACAGCAAACTGTTCTTCATCGCGAAAACTGATGTTGAAAGTATTAAAAAATTCCAAAACAATTGCTCAGCAGGTATTACTAGCCGAGGCTGATGCCATTCGTCACGCAGTTGACCTACTCGATGACCAGTTTGACACAGTCGTTGACACAATTCTCAACTCAACAGGTAGACTAGTTGTAACCGGTGTTGGCAAGAGCGCACTGATCGGTCAGAAAATTGTGGCAACCATGAATTCTACGGGCACGCCCGCCCTGTTCATGCACGCAGCCGATGCGATACATGGCGATCTAGGTATGATTCAGGCGGATGATGTTGTCCTTATCCTGTCGAAAAGTGGTAATACCGCCGAGATTAAAGTATTGTTACCTCTATTAAAGCGGACAAGCGTCCGCATAATTGCCTTAGTAAGCGATCACGAATCCTATCTGGCGCAGCATGCTAACTATGTGCTCCGGGCTTTTGCTGAACGGGAAGCAGATCCTATGAATCTGGCTCCAACGACAAGTACAACGGTTGCGTTGGCTCTGGGTGATGCGTTAGCCATCAGTCTATTAGAAGCTCGTGGTTTCACTCGGCACGACTTTGCGCGGTTCCATCCAGGAGGGTCACTCGGCAAAAAGTTGTATCTAAAAGTCGCTGATATCTTTCCGCACAACCAATGCCCACAGGTGTTGCTTGATACATTAGTCAAAGATGTAATTTTCGAGATTTCGGCAAAACGATTAGGTGCAACGGCAGTCATTAATGCCGATGGCCTGCTGGAAGGCATTGTAACGGACGGCGATATCCGTCGCATGGCCTATCAGCACGATACATTTTGGGAGCTTCGAGCGCGCGATGTAATGACCGCTATGCCGATATGCGTTGAAGCTGACGAATATGCCATGGTTGCTCTCCAGCTAATGCGGGATCGGGATATTTCGCAGCTGATTGTTACCGAAAACAATCACGTAAAGGGATTTATCCATTTACACGACTTACTCAAAGAAGGGCTAGTATAGTCTCCCAACTCCCTTTCCATTGCCTTCTGCGTTACAAACACATCGTAATGCGGGAGGCTTTTCTGTTAAATTAGTAAGTTGACAGCTTAGGGAAAACACTGTGGACTTCTCGTTTGTTTTGTTGAAGTCTTCCACACTTCTCTTTCCACACTATGTGGGAATAATTCCACAATGGACTAATCAACCATTACGTTTTCTTTTTCTGGCACAGAAAAAATATATGCAGTAAACTGCTGTTTTTTAGACCGTTACCTGCTAACCAAGGGAGATGATTCAAAATAAGCAAAGGCTGGTTGCTTTTTTGTCTAGTACCTTATCAAATCAGGTTCAACAAAAAACATTTGTAATCATGACTGCGCTCGAATTCACTCATCATATCGGAAAAGTGTCCAAATCGTTGCGCCCATTCGCGCTGCGGCTCACGAAAGATGTTGAAGATGCCAACGATTTGCTGCAAGACACTCTTCTGAAAGCTTTTACCAACCGTGACAAATACACAGATGGTACGAACCTGAAAGCGTGGTTGTATACAATCATGAAGAACACGTTCATCACCAACTATCAGCGAATGGTTCGGAAAAATACATTCATCGACACGACAGACAATTTACACTATATTAACTCGACAGAAAGCAGCACGGATAACCTAGCTTATTCGTCATTCGCTCAAGACGACATCAACCGGGCAGTGAACGGCCTCGATGACACATATAGAACACCGTTCATGATGCACTTCCGTGGTTTTAAATACCATGAGATTGCCGCTAAACTTGACATCCCCATTGGAACGGTTAAAAACCGCATCCACATCGCAAGAAAAGAGCTGAAAGACCAGTTAAAGGTATACGCTCACTTCAACAGCTAAAAAATATTTGCAGATAAGATTGTTTTCTGCGAGACTTTTGTGACCTTGGTCCGTCTCAACCGTATTGATTGAGTAGTTTTTGGTTAAAAAAGAGGAAGGTTCGGAAAGTTGGGTAGGATTCTGCCCAACTTTTTTGTTTTATAAAATTTTGATAAGCAGTAGATTAACAGAATTTCATCTAATAGGCATCGCAATTACGTCAGCGCTATGGTTAAGTATTAAAACAAAAAGGTTAACTAGCCACTTACTCGTGTAGCCAGTTCCTCAATCAATCATTCTGTAATGCCTCAGCGCGTCCTCGTTATCGGTGCCGGATTTGCCGGACTAGCCGCTGCAACCAGCTTAGCCGATAAGGGCTACGATGTTACGATACTTGAAAAAAATAATATGCCCGGCGGGAGAGCACGGGTTTTTCGAGCCGACGGATTTACGTTCGACATGGGACCTAGTTGGTACTGGATGCCCGACGTATTTGAAAACTATTTTGCCCGCTTCGGCAAAAAGCCGTCCGATTATTATAACCTAGTTCGGCTTGATCCTTCTTATACCGTTGTATTTAGTGCTGACGAGGCCATTGACCTACCTGCTGGTCAGGAAAATTTAGAAAAGCTTTTCGAACAGATAGAGCCCGGTAGCGCTCTCCGCCTACGTGAATTCCTGAAACAAGCGTCGTATAAGTACGATGTTGGTATGAACAAGTTTGTCTGGAAGCCAAGCCGTTCTATTACGGAGTTTTTAAGTCTAAAATTGCTTTACGACGTTACTCGACTCGACGTCTTCCAATCCTTTGCCAGTCACGCCCGGAAATTCTTTAAAAATTCTCGTTTGTTGGAGATCATTGAATTTCCAGTCTTATTTCTTGGTGCTACACCTGGCAACACACCTGCTATGTACAGCCTGATGAACTACGCGGAAATGGCGATGGGTACTTGGTATCCGATGGGTGGAATGCACGAGATAGTCAAAGCAATGGTTAGCTTAGCCGAGGAAAAAGGCGTCAAAATACTACTGAACCAGACTGTACAAGAAATCGGTGTTACGCATGGACGAGCACACCGTGTGGTTACCGATCAGGGTATCTTTGAGACAGACGTGGTTGTGGCCGGAGCTGATTATAATCACGTTGAGACAAATCTGGTAGATGCGGCTTACCGTAACTACGACGATCGGTA contains the following coding sequences:
- the purD gene encoding phosphoribosylamine--glycine ligase, producing MNILILGSGGREHAFAWKLSQSPSCDKLFVAPGNAGTAQVATNLPISYNDFSAVADAVRSNDISLLIVGPEEPLVNGVVDYIRQQPDLADLRIVGPDAQGAQLEGSKDFSKQFMTRYGIPTASSQTFTAATLNEGLAYLEKHSLPIVLKADGLAAGKGVIIAETVADAKKAFYDMLDGNKFGDAGSKVVVEQFLRGIELSVFVLSDGVNYKILPEAKDYKRIGEGDTGLNTGGMGAVSPVVFATDTFLRKVEEKVVKPTLAGLLKEGIQYKGFIFIGLMKVNGEPYVIEYNARMGDPETEVVLPRLQTDFVELMAAAAEGTLDKITMQVSPQTAVTTVVVSGGYPDTYEKGKIILDLERLEDVTAFHAGTLANGDQVLTNGGRVLAITAQANSLENAVRKSQEAARMVQFEGKQYRKDIGLDLIRYAD
- the recQ gene encoding DNA helicase RecQ; the encoded protein is MMQVDQTVHVTIKERLKEIFGYSQFRGDQEAIIHSILAGRNTFVIMPTGAGKSLCYQLPAIVSEGTAVVISPLIALMKNQVDQLNAFGVNAQFLNSTLSKAEMNKVKRDTLNGSLKLLYIAPESLTKEENLDFLKKANISFVAIDEAHCISEWGHDFRPEYRKIRGIVDNIGNLPVIALTATATPKVQQDIQKNLQMEDANLYKTSFNRKNLYYEIKPKIDAKKQLIKYVKQNKGKSGIVYCLSRKTVEEIAELLSVNDVKALPYHAGLDPQTRMANQDAFLNEDVDVICATIAFGMGIDKPDVRFVIHYDAPKSLEGYYQETGRAGRDGLEGNCVMFYSYDDIVKLEKFNKDKPVTERDNAKHLLTEMVSYANLGVCRRRQLLGYFGEYLEKDCGFCDNCIKPAEKFKVQNEVVLALQAVLQTDQRFDVAHLSDVLTATNNQYVTSYEHNRLEVYGKGREFNESPLFWCSLLKQITIYGYIEKDVDNYGILKLTQRGLNYIEDPYPISLSKDHDYDQIVEQKEDDDKDSAPSSGGAAYDEELLGLLKALRKKIAKEKNLPPYVIFQDPSMEEMATTYPTTREEMAQINGVGMGKVQKFGRPFIDLITKYVEDNDIETAKDVVIKSTVNKSKVKIYIIQQIDRKVDLEEIAESKSLSMEDLMEEIEHICYSGTRLNLDYYINQVMDEDRQDEIYEYFMQAESDNIAVAMREFGGDDFTEQDLRLMRIKFLSEVAN
- a CDS encoding KpsF/GutQ family sugar-phosphate isomerase is translated as MKVLKNSKTIAQQVLLAEADAIRHAVDLLDDQFDTVVDTILNSTGRLVVTGVGKSALIGQKIVATMNSTGTPALFMHAADAIHGDLGMIQADDVVLILSKSGNTAEIKVLLPLLKRTSVRIIALVSDHESYLAQHANYVLRAFAEREADPMNLAPTTSTTVALALGDALAISLLEARGFTRHDFARFHPGGSLGKKLYLKVADIFPHNQCPQVLLDTLVKDVIFEISAKRLGATAVINADGLLEGIVTDGDIRRMAYQHDTFWELRARDVMTAMPICVEADEYAMVALQLMRDRDISQLIVTENNHVKGFIHLHDLLKEGLV
- a CDS encoding RNA polymerase sigma factor; protein product: MTALEFTHHIGKVSKSLRPFALRLTKDVEDANDLLQDTLLKAFTNRDKYTDGTNLKAWLYTIMKNTFITNYQRMVRKNTFIDTTDNLHYINSTESSTDNLAYSSFAQDDINRAVNGLDDTYRTPFMMHFRGFKYHEIAAKLDIPIGTVKNRIHIARKELKDQLKVYAHFNS
- a CDS encoding phytoene desaturase family protein, with protein sequence MPQRVLVIGAGFAGLAAATSLADKGYDVTILEKNNMPGGRARVFRADGFTFDMGPSWYWMPDVFENYFARFGKKPSDYYNLVRLDPSYTVVFSADEAIDLPAGQENLEKLFEQIEPGSALRLREFLKQASYKYDVGMNKFVWKPSRSITEFLSLKLLYDVTRLDVFQSFASHARKFFKNSRLLEIIEFPVLFLGATPGNTPAMYSLMNYAEMAMGTWYPMGGMHEIVKAMVSLAEEKGVKILLNQTVQEIGVTHGRAHRVVTDQGIFETDVVVAGADYNHVETNLVDAAYRNYDDRYWQTRVMAPSSLLFYLGVNKRVPRLQHHNLFFDEDFSLHAQEIYETPRWPTKPLFYASAPSKTDPSVAPEGCENLFLLIPVAPDLTDDEATRERYFNLIMDRLEAYVGEDVRSYVVYKRSYAHKDFKSDYNAFRGNAYGLANTLKQTALLKPSLKNKKVNNLFYTGQLTVPGPGVPPSLISGLVVADEVEKDFFN